Proteins from one Triticum aestivum cultivar Chinese Spring chromosome 7A, IWGSC CS RefSeq v2.1, whole genome shotgun sequence genomic window:
- the LOC123151034 gene encoding glutamyl-tRNA reductase 3, chloroplastic: MMASTSTASATAVAGAFAAAGANRPRGSAACPRVPAGGRRRLSCVVRCDAGPGAQAQAAAKAASVAALEQFKISADRYMKEKSSIAVIGLSVHTAPVEMREKLAIAEELWPRAVSELTNLNHIEEAAVLSTCNRMEIYVVALSWNRGIREIVDWMSKKSGIPASELREHLFMLRDSDATRHLFEVSSGLDSLVLGEGQILAQVKQVVRSGQNNGGLGKNIDRMFKDAITAGKRVRSETNISCGAVSVSSAAVELALMKLPKSECLSARMLLIGAGKMGRLVAKHLAAKGCKKVVIVNRSVERVDAIREEMKGIEIVYRPLTEMYEAAADADVVFTSTSSESPLFTKEHAEALPPVSGALGGVRLFVDISVPRNVSACVSDVGHARVYNVDDLKEVVEANKEDRIRKAMEAQTIISEELKRFEAWRDSMETVPTIKKLRSYADRIRASELDKCLQKIGEDALTKKMRKSIEQLSTGIVNRLLHGPLQHLRCDGTDSRTLDETLENMHALNRMFGLDTEKAVMEQKIKTKVEKQQTQN; encoded by the exons ATGATGGCGAGCACCAGCACGGCCTCCGCGACGGCCGTGGCCGGCGCGTTCGCCGCCGCCGGTGCAAACAGGCCGCGGGGCTCCGCTGCCTGCCCGAGGGTGcccgccggcgggcggcggcgactgtCCTGCGTCGTGCGGTGCGACGCCGGCCCGGGGGCCCAGGCCCAGGCGGCGGCCAAGGCCGCCAGCGTCGCCGCGCTCGAGCAGTTCAAGATCTCCGCCGACC GCTACATGAAAGAAAAGAGTAGCATCGCTGTAATAGGACTCAGTGTACACACAGCACCGGTGGAGATGCGTGAAAAGCTTGCGATCGCAGAAGAGCTATGGCCCCGTGCTGTTTCAGAACTAACTAATCTTAATCATATCGAAGAGGCTGCTGTTCTTAGTACCTGCAACCGAATGGAAATTTATGTGGTCGCTTTATCCTGGAACCGGGGCATTAGAGAGATAGTAGATTGGATGTCAAAG aaaagtgGGATCCCTGCTTCCGAGCTCAGGGAGCACCTCTTCATGTTGCGTGACAGTGATGCGACGCGCCATCTGTTTGAGGTTTCTTCTGGGCTCGACTCTTTGGTTCTTGGAGAAGGACAAATACTTGCTCAGGTTAAACAGGTTGTCAGAAGTGGGCAAAACAATGGAGGCTTGGGAAAGAACATTGATAGGATGTTCAAGGATGCAATCACAGCAGGAAAGCGTGTCCGCTCTGAGACCAACATATCATGTGGCGCCGTGTCTGTTAGTTCAGCTGCGGTTGAATTAGCCCTGATGAAGCTTCCAAAGTCTGAATGCTTGTCAGCTAGGATGCTTTTGATTGGTGCTGGCAAAATGGGGAGGTTAGTGGCCAAGCATTTGGCTGCAAAAGGATGTAAGAAGGTCGTTATCGTGAACCGCTCAGTCGAAAGGGTGGATGCCATCCGTGAAGAGATGAAAGGCATCGAGATTGTGTACAGGCCTCTGACAGAGATGTATGAAGCTGCCGCCGATGCAGATGTCGTGTTCACGAGCACCTCATCTGAATCTCCATTGTTCACCAAGGAGCACGCAGAAGCGCTTCCCCCTGTTTCTGGTGCCCTTGGCGGTGTTAGGCTTTTCGTCGACATATCCGTGCCGAGGAATGTCAGCGCCTGTGTGTCTGATGTTGGCCATGCACGAGTGTACAATGTTGATGACTTGAAAGAGGTGGTGGAAGCCAACAAGGAAGACCGGATCAGGAAAGCAATGGAGGCCCAAACAATCATTTCAGAAGAACTGAAGCGGTTCGAGGCTTGGAGGGACTCTATGGAGACCGTTCCAACCATCAAGAAGCTGAGATCATACGCCGACAGGATCAGGGCTTCAGAGCTTGACAAGTGCCTGCAGAAGATCGGAGAAGATGCTCTCACCAAGAAAATGAGAAAATCCATCGAGCAGCTCAGTACCGGCATAGTGAACAGACTTCTCCACGGCCCATTGCAGCACCTGAGATGCGATGGCACCGACAGCCGCACCCTTGATGAAACACTCGAGAACATGCACGCCCTCAACAGGATGTTTGGCCTCGACACCGAGAAGGCGGTCATGGAGCAGAAGATCAAAACAAAGGTGGAGAAACAACAAACCCAGAACTGA